CATTCGTCATAGGCCGTTGGCTGTCACTGCTCTGCAAGAGGTCGTCAGTGCCGGTAATCGTCCGCTGTAATCCCCTTAACCTCAATCTCATGCCTGCACTGGATCATGATACGTAAACTCCTCATCCCCAGCCACACCCGGTGCCCTCCAATGACTGACACCCGTCTTCTCATCATAGCTCTCATAACTATTGGCCAACCTCTTGCCTCCCCCTCCCGGCAAATCCACAATAAAAGACGGCGTCATGAAGCCCGCAATCGTGCCCCGGATATGCTTCTCCAGCTTGAGAATCGTCGACAAAGGGGTCCGCAGATCCTCAACCCCACTGATCAGATCCGACTGATAGACGTAGTAGGGCTGGATATTCAGATCCGCTAGCCTCCTGATTAGAGTTGAAATGGTCGTGATGTCGTCGTTCACACCCCGTAGTAGAACGGTTTGGTTCCGTACGATGACGCCCCTGGAGAAGAGGTGCTTGGCTGCTAGTTCTGTGATCCAGGAGATTTCAGAGGGATGGTTAAAATGTGTGTGCATGGCAACCTGCTTTCCCATCTCCCTTCCCCTCTGACTCAGTCCCACAAATGTCTCACTCCATCCATCGCTTCCGTCCAGAATCCGCTGTGGACAGACCGCCAGTCCCTTCGTCGCGAAGCGGATCCGTTGGATATGGGGGATTTGTAATAATCGCTCACCGATGAGACTGAGCTGCTCCGGTTGCAGGTAGTAGGAGTCGCCGCCTGAGACTACCACGTCAAAGACGGCGGGGGTGGATTCGATGTAGTTGAACATTGCTTCCCAGCGCTTGCGGGTGGGCCGCTGGGAAGCCTTTTGGATGGTTTCAGTATTGCTGCCGACGGCGTAGGAGCGGGTGCAGAAGCGGCAGTAGACGGGGCATACGGAGGTTGCTGGGGCGAGTATCAGTGAATGGTGGTATGCGTGGCTGTTGGATGCTGACCTAGGAAAAGGACTTTATCGGGGTATCTGTGCACTAGCCCGGGAACGGGTGAATCTTCGGTTTCGTGCAGGGAGTCGAGAGATAAGGCGGGATGGTCTGGCTTGATGACTGACTTCAGCGGGATGAACTGGCGACGGATCGGGTCTTGCAAAGGATTCTTCCAGTCGGCGGCGCTTAGGATGTATGGCGTGAGTCGAACTGACATCGGTGCCGCTTTCATGCCTCCTTCGACATCGTTCAGGAAGTCGTCTCGAGTGGTGATGCTGCGCCATGCTGGGTGGACGATGCCGCTGGTTGGCGTGGGAATGCGATCAGGTAGAACTCCGGCGAGGAATCGAAGGAGTTTGTCTTTGCGGTCGATGGTGTTGCTGACCTGAGAGAATGCTGCAAGTCAGTATCGGACACTTTAGCTTCTCGCCCTTCTCTCCACTTGCCTGCCATCTGTAAGCCAGGAATGCTTCTCGCGGAACGTCTTTCCAGATTCCAATGTCTTGCCAGTACGGCCGTTGCGACTGGATCCTAGTCTCAGGGGCGACATCGGGTAATGGTGATGTACTCGATCCGAAGAGCAACGCTTCACTGGTACCTGAGGATGCTTCAGCTGGTGCTGCATGAAGGTATCTGGCTCTTGGAGCAGCCTTTGCAACAGCTCGAGGATTAGATGTCCTGCTGAACCTGGCCGTGTTTGAGATCATGTTAGCATGATCAACGGGAAAGCGGACGCGAGCGCGTAATGAAGCCATGCTGGATCTGCATGGGTGAACGACAGGGCATGTGGTTAAGAGATCTTGCTGTGGAGAGGTAGTGGAGTCTCGCT
This genomic window from Fulvia fulva chromosome 4, complete sequence contains:
- a CDS encoding L-lysine 2,3-aminomutase, whose amino-acid sequence is MKAAPMSVRLTPYILSAADWKNPLQDPIRRQFIPLKSVIKPDHPALSLDSLHETEDSPVPGLVHRYPDKVLFLATSVCPVYCRFCTRSYAVGSNTETIQKASQRPTRKRWEAMFNYIESTPAVFDVVVSGGDSYYLQPEQLSLIGERLLQIPHIQRIRFATKGLAVCPQRILDGSDGWSETFVGLSQRGREMGKQVAMHTHFNHPSEISWITELAAKHLFSRGVIVRNQTVLLRGVNDDITTISTLIRRLADLNIQPYYVYQSDLISGVEDLRTPLSTILKLEKHIRGTIAGFMTPSFIVDLPGGGGKRLANSYESYDEKTGVSHWRAPGVAGDEEFTYHDPVQA